A genomic segment from Anopheles maculipalpis chromosome X, idAnoMacuDA_375_x, whole genome shotgun sequence encodes:
- the LOC126561081 gene encoding uncharacterized protein LOC126561081, whose amino-acid sequence MSPTSGLMVFVGVTLLQLFGCAICSPLDASSVHVTIETIPNLEAFRKANPNLEIAPLTARSEQVKDSGSTRQVITYTVGSHSAGERLVGMASNQQSWATLQDVTLDLQYPTNGVGAIVTYVEVVVSQSSSTGRGYIVSGGVGQRNIRLVIEAYNTLFFNYNAAIYGW is encoded by the coding sequence ATGTCTCCAACATCTGGGCTGATGGTGTTTGTGGGCGTTACGCTACTTCAGCTGTTTGGATGTGCCATTTGTTCACCGCTGGATGCTTCGTCCGTGCACGTTACCATCGAAACGATACCAAATCTGGAAGCGTTCCGTAAAGCAAACCCTAACCTAGAGATTGCTCCACTAACAGCACGCTCGGAGCAGGTAAAGGACTCTGGCAGTACACGGCAGGTGATCACTTATACGGTCGGATCGCACTCAGCCGGCGAACGACTGGTTGGCATGGCGTCCAATCAGCAATCCTGGGCAACACTGCAAGACGTCACGCTCGACCTACAGTACCCAACGAACGGTGTTGGTGCGATCGTGACGTACGTTGAGGTGGTGGTCAGTCAAAGTTCGTCCACTGGGCGGGGATACATCGTGTCGGGTGGTGTGGGACAGCGCAACATACGGCTGGTAATCGAAGCGTACAATACACTCTTCTTCAACTACAATGCTGCCATTTATGGATGGTAA
- the LOC126561114 gene encoding uncharacterized protein LOC126561114, whose amino-acid sequence MVSLQFVPRFVLVGALLHLLAEPADAKDHNYIFDASELGCPGNVTHGPITLTAYHPVFDSDRKRDYLDAQNRKLYTLQEYLDNRAPYVTVGMDPDLKLPYGKEVCIPELNRHFRRAVRLQVRDTHEDLRSGAFRRVDICVRTQEDSYDDIVNLLQATLVL is encoded by the exons ATGGTTTCTCTACAATTTGTGCCCCGTTTCGTGCTTGTTGGTGCGCTTTTACACCTGCTTGCTGAACCTGCCGACGCCAAAGATCACAACT ACATTTTCGATGCGTCCGAGCTTGGCTGCCCTGGGAATGTGACGCACGGACCGATCACGCTTACCGCGTACCATCCAGTGTTCGACTCGGACCGAAAGCGTGACTACCTGGACGCACAGAATCGGAAGTTGTATACGCTGCAGGAATATCTGGACAATCGGGCACCGTACGTGACGGTTGGGATGGATCCGGACCTAAAGCTACCGTACGGGAAGGAGGTCTGCATACCCGAGCTGAACCGCCATTTTCGACGCGCTGTCAGATTGCAGGTGCGTGACACACACGAGGATCTGCGCAGCGGTGCCTTCCGCCGGGTAGACATCTGCGTACGCACACAAGAGGATAGTTATGATGACATCGTTAACTTGCTGCAAGCGACACTCGTACTGTAA
- the LOC126563775 gene encoding uncharacterized protein LOC126563775: MRVQCAVLKRWWPVLSLATLYLASCTVNAQGFEDDECKLHTGAQGICRRASNCPWLRPALRAHEVTHKQLVNCGFDRDEPIICCRTATGASPIKAERVGVRASVKACSMYDGKRSQLSYHIIGGSEADSGDIPFIGAVGYKTDTDAYKWACGSSLITPLFLITAAHCIDTPHGKPVVVRMGTLNLMAPVDPEEVQDRPIKKIIVHPKYKGSQKYEDIALLEVESPFQFDDVVQPTCLYAEDSDLDESTTLYAAGWGVTEDESHSNTLLRTNLTTVSVEECTKGYSMFKSRVKDGIRPSQYCARGIQLHHQGQKIHSDTCEGDSGGPLYYETGGDVASKYYLVGVTSFGAGCGSSNPSVYTRISYYLDWIESHVWPSNAWRFATSRRESGVLLGHRCAPGMRQIAGTFLLLAAVTSGALCQVLYEGDACELRDGTAGICTDATACPWFLEEIVKKRRFADRVSCGFDGLVEVICCKTNGTVGARPLGVRSRLACEQVPKYSSRLTFHIIDGEEASEGEFPFMAALGYPTDDEAQNVSYRCGASLISTDFLLTAAHCIPTNDRPTVAILGTNNLAPGNHGVVVGIKAFFPHPEYRTNRNYHDIALIQLERRIENEPDVNPICLNDDLKDLSEDTVLTAEGYGIIDLDRNLRSNQLMKVNLTTVTWQKCNQSFADSNLLKNNRKLPQGIVATQYCATGRENEETKVVGDTCQGDSGGPLQILDDGKYKLVGVTSFGNGCGSNTPSVSTRVAAYIEWIESIVWA; this comes from the exons ATGCGAGTTCAATGTGCGGTACTCAAACGGTGGTGGCCGGTGTTATCACTGGCAACCCTGTATCTTGCCAGCTGTACCGTAAACGCACAAGGATTCG AGGACGATGAGTGTAAACTACACACCGGTGCGCAAGGTATTTGCCGGCGGGCGAGCAACTGTCCCTGGTTGCGGCCTGCCCTACGCGCACACGAAGTCACACACAAGCAGCTGGTCAACTGTGGCTTCGATCGTGACGAACCGATCATCTGCTGCCGTACCGCCACGGGTGCATCTCCAATCAAAGCGGA GCGGGTTGGCGTGAGGGCATCGGTAAAGGCTTGCTCGATGTACGACGGAAAGCGTTCGCAGCTGTCGTACCATATCATCGGCGGCAGCGAAGCGGACAGTGGCGACATACCATTTATCGGTGCGGTAGGGTACAAGACGGATACTGACGCGTACAAGTGGGCGTGCGGTAGCAGTCTAATCACGCCTCTGTTCCTCATCACGGCAGCGCACTGCATTGATACACCGCACGGTAAGCCGGTGGTAGTACGGATGGGTACGCTCAATCTGATGGCTCCGGTTGATCCGGAGGAAGTACAGGATCGCCCGATCAAG AAAATTATCGTACACCCTAAGTACAAAGGCAGCCAGAAGTATGAGGACATCGCACTGTTAGAGGTAGAGAGCCCGTTTCAGTTCGACGACGTAGTGCAACCAACCTGTCTGTATGCGGAAGACTCCGATTTGGATGAATCCACCACGCTGTATGCGGCTGGTTGGGGTGTAACGGAGGACGAGAGCCATTCGAATACGCTTCTCAGAACGAACCTCACCACCGTATCGGTGGAAGAGTGTACTAAGGGATACAGTATGTTCAAATCTCGCGTTAAGGATGGTATCCGACCATCGCAGTACTGTGCCCGGGGTATACAACTGCACCACCAGGGTCAGAAGATTCACAGTGACACGTGCGAGGGTGATTCCGGTGGTCCACTGTACTACGAGACGGGTGGTGATGTCGCATCGAAGTACTACCTGGTTGGGGTTACCTCGTTCGGAGCTGGCTGTGGATCATCTAATCCGTCCGTGTATACACGCATCTCGTACTACCTTGACTGGATCGAATCGCACGTGTGGCCGTCAAACGCTT GGAGATTTGCCACGAGTCGACGAGAATCTGGTGTGCTGCTGGGTCACAGGTGCGCGCCTGGAATGCGACAAATAGCGGGAACCTTCCTGCTGCTGGCAGCCGTCACTAGCGGCGCCTTATGTCAGGTGCTTTACG aggGAGATGCATGCGAACTGCGCGATGGAACTGCTGGCATCTGTACGGATGCGACTGCCTGTCCCTGGTTTCTGGAGGAGATCGTGAAGAAACGCCGCTTTGCGGACCGTGTCTCGTGCGGGTTCGATGGGCTGGTGGAGGTGATCTGTTGCAAAACGAACGGTACGGTTGGTGCACGCCCGTTGGGCGTACGGTCCCGGCTTGCCTGTGAGCAGGTGCCGAAGTACTCCTCACGCCTTACGTTCCACATCATCGATGGCGAGGAGGCAAGCGAAGGGGAGTTCCCGTTCATGGCGGCACTCGGCTACCCAACGGATGATGAAGCCCAGAACGTAAGCTACCGGTGTGGAGCGAGCCTCATATCGACCGATTTCCTGCTCACCGCTGCCCACTGTATCCCGACGAACGATCGGCCAACGGTGGCGATTCTCGGCACCAACAATCTTGCCCCCGGTAATCACGGTGTTGTGGTGGGAATAAAG GCATTCTTTCCGCATCCGGAGTATAGGACGAACCGGAACTATCACGACATCGCGCTTATACAGCTTGAGCGAAGGATTGAAAATGAACCGGACGTGAATCCCATCTGCCTGAATGACGATCTGAAGGATCTGTCCGAAGATACGGTACTGACCGCGGAAGGTTACGGAATCATCGATCTGGATC GTAACCTCCGGTCGAACCAGCTAATGAAGGTAAACCTTACGACGGTAACTTGGCAAAAGTGTAACCAAAGCTTCGCGGACAGCAATCTGCTGAAAAATAATCGGAAACTACCCCAGGGTATTGTCGCGACACAGTACTGCGCTACCGGACGAGAAAACGAAGAAACGAAGGTGGTAGGTGACACGTGCCAGGGTGATTCGGGTGGACCGCTTCAAATACTGGACGATGGCAAGTACAAGCTTGTCGGCGTTACCTCGTTCGGAAACGGCTGTGGCAGCAATACGCCTAGTGTGTCCACCCGTGTCGCTGCCTACATCGAATGGATTGAGAGTATCGTGTGGGCGTAA
- the LOC126563782 gene encoding LOW QUALITY PROTEIN: forkhead box protein K2 (The sequence of the model RefSeq protein was modified relative to this genomic sequence to represent the inferred CDS: substituted 1 base at 1 genomic stop codon) has product MEVVCQLHLQLQKERDRLQAMILHLNKKNEMLRTPAALFGGSFLSQLPAIPPLPATASQTATVPPSVTGPFDLIAGLRFPAELAADMVQGAFAARLPHQQHHVGIGSSAGSVHHHLHHHHGPQQQQQQQQQQHQHQQQSSLHSLSPPVPGTHHGAGPMPTSGQGGGTGKSSKGGGAVRPKYFSPQDSDELNYPDVQDDVHKNREFYRSHDVRPPFTYASLIRQAIIESPEKQLTLNEIYNWFQNTFCYFRRNAATWKNAVRHNLSLHKCFMRVENIKGAVWTVNEAEFCKRRPQKLGIMQFKFQQQQQQQQHHQHHPNTSQSGGGHHQGKKKQTPPAAALPASPASPQHPTHHSLPGSPRAGTSVGAAIVASVANTLKPPPPPFFYKRTQSAPTCRCTSASYVTRTISVRSGWWTITSFSSGAIYHVADPGSTTSRCHRLPIQPPVLRCPPVHLQPPPPNHRPVVSMSCTTTTPWRPVVELXRLGTADRSTPVATVPGSARRVAVMVGRPYPDQLVRKSSTPYPPDVRQGLRSPTTVDGKRSHAYFYRGGNYTGSSTSVHSLVDG; this is encoded by the exons ATGGAAGTGGTCTGTCAGCTGCATCTACAGCTGCAAAAGGAACGCGATCGACTACAGGCAATGATACTGCATCTGAACAAGAAGAACGAGATGCTCCGTACACCGGCCGCCTTGTTCGGTGGTTCCTTTCTGTCGCAGCTGCCCGCGATACCTCCGCTACCGGCCACCGCATCCCAAACCGCTACCGTACCGCCATCCGTCACTGGTCCGTTCGATCTGATCGCCGGTTTGCGTTTTCCGGCCGAACTAGCCGCTGATATGGTGCAGGGTGCGTTTGCGGCACGTCTAccccaccagcagcatcacgTGGGGATTGGGTCTTCTGCAGGATCGGTACATCACCATCTACACCATCATCATGgtccacagcagcagcagcagcagcaacagcagcaacaccaacaccagcaacaatCGTCATTACATTCGCTGTCACCACCTGTACCGGGTACGCATCACGGCGCGGGACCCATGCCCACATCCGGGCAGGGTGGCGGTACAGGGAAATCCTCCAAAGGTGGGGGAGCTGTGCGACCAAAGTATTTTTCCCCGCAGGACAGCGATG AGCTTAACTATCCAGATGTGCAGGACG ATGTGCACAAGAATAGGGAGTTCTATCGCAGCCACGATGTACGGCCACCATTCACGTATGCGTCCCTCATCCGTCAG GCCATCATCGAATCTCCCGAGAAGCAACTAACGCTGAACGAAATCTACAACTGGTTCCAGAATACGTTCTGCTACTTCCGGCGTAATGCCGCTACCTGGAAG AACGCCGTACGGCACAACCTGTCGCTGCACAAGTGTTTCATGCGGGTGGAGAACATTAAAGGTGCCGTATGGACGGTGAACGAAGCAGAGTTTTGTAAACGCCGCCCTCAAAAACTTGGCATCATGCAGTTTAagttccagcagcagcaacagcagcaacagcatcatcaacaccatccaAACACGTCGCAATCCGGTGGAGGGCATCATCAgggcaagaagaagcagaCACCCCCTGCAGCGGCACTACCCGCATCACCTGCCTCTCCACAGCATCCGACTCACCACTCGCTGCCGGGATCTCCTCGTGCCGGCACGTCAGTCGGAGCGGCCATTGTGGCCAGTGTTGCCAACACGCTCaagccaccgccaccgccattCTTCTACAAACG AACGCAATCCGCACCAACCTGTCGCTGCACAAGTGCTTCGTACGTTACGAGGACGATTTCGGTTCGTTCTGGATGGTGGACGATCACGAGTTTCTcaagcggcgccatctatcaCGTGGCCGACCCCGGAAGTACGACATCTCGATGCCACCGCTTACCGATCCAACCACCGGTGCTCCGGTGTCCTCCCGTCCACCTGCAACCACCTCCACCGAACCACCGTCCGGTGGTGAGCATGAGCTGCACCACGACGACACCATGGCGGCCGGTGGTGGAACTGTAGAGATTGGGTACGGCGGACCGGAGTACACCGGTGGCCACTGTACCGGGGTCGGCGAGACGGGTGGCAGTAATGGTAGGGCGGCCGTACCCGGACCAGTTAGTGAGAAAGAGCTCCACACCATATCCTCCAGACGTTCGGCAGGGACTAAGAAGTCCGACTACAGTAGACGGTAAACGAAGCCACGC ATACTTCTACCGAGGGGGAAATTACACGGGCTCATCAACATCGGTTCATAGTCTGGTGGACGGGTAA